GGCGCAACGCCGCGTCGACGAGGCGATCCAGAACGCCAAGAAGACCGCGGAAGAAGCCAAGGTGAAGGCCAAGGAAGCCGCGGACGCGGCGCGCAAGGCCGCTGCGGCGTTTGCGCTGTGGGGCTTTGCGTCGATGCTGATTGGCGCGTTCGTGGCGAGTCTGGCTGCGACGTGGGGTGGGCGTCGGCGCGATACGGTGTATCGGACTTGATGGGTTGAGATGTACGCAGTCCGAATGAAGGAAGGCCCGTACAGTGTGCGGGCCTTTTTCCTTTGTTTGACGCCACGTCTTTCGTTTGAGCTCGTCACCACCGACGGATTATGAGTCCGTTGCCTGAGCTGCTTTGAAATGCGCGCTAGACACAAGCGCGCGTCGACGAGGACTTATCCAGGGCAGGCGATGTTGCCAAACGCAGCGGTGTCAGCATTCGGTCGAGGGGTGGCGGCTGCCCGGAAAGAAATTCCCAACGCTCCCATGACCTTGAGAATCGTGGCGAAGTCGGGAGAGCGCTCTCCGGAAAGCGCCTTATACAGGCTTTCGCGCGACATGCCTGTGTCCTTGGCGATCTTCGTCATACCTTGCGCACGAGCGATATCTCCGAGTGCTTTTGCAATGAACGCGGCATCGCCATCACTTTCCTCGATGCAGGCGTCCAGATAAAGCGCCATTTCCTCGGCTGTACGAAGCCGCTCTGCGATGTCGTATTTTTTTGTTTGAAGCTTTGCCATGTTTCTGCTCCTATGCGTGTGGAGCCTAATTTCCAAGCGTGTTTACTGCCGATGCAATCACGCCTCATCTTCGTTCAAAGGCAAGAGATTAAAGGCTCGAGGCCAATCGGTAAGCGCTTGCAATGTCAGTCTGTTGCGATGACTTGCTGCCCCCTGCAAGAAGGATTACAAGCGTTCCGTCCTGCCGCTGCGTGTAATAGACCCTATATCCTGGACCGACATCAACCCGAAGTTCCGATACGCCTTTTTCAAGGTTTCGGTGGTCTCCTGGATTGCCGGCACGCAGTCGTTGAATGCGCGCCTGAATTTTCGCCCGAGCCCGCAGATCCTTCAAATCTGCTTCGAACTTGTCATAGTCTTCGGTGCTTTCCAGTTCTTTCATTCCTGGCGCCTATCATCATTCCACCCCTCCTGGCCGGTCGCGGATAAACAACTGTATCCATGTGGATACGATACGTCAAGTATTGTGTAGCCTTTGGGATACATTCCTGGCGTAGTCGGTTGGCATCTGCTGCCTGTTCGGCGAGATGGATTTAAAGCGCGAAGGGAGTGAAGTGAGTCGCAGCCACTGCATGCAACGTTGCATGCGCGGCAATGAAAAAGGCCCGCACGATGTGCGGGCCTTTAGAATTCTTTGGTGGCGCATCCCTGATTCGAACAGGGGACCTGCGGATTATGATTCCGTCGCTCTAACCGGCTGAGCTAATGCGCCATCCCTTTTGCTGAACA
The DNA window shown above is from Achromobacter spanius and carries:
- a CDS encoding addiction module antidote protein, coding for MAKLQTKKYDIAERLRTAEEMALYLDACIEESDGDAAFIAKALGDIARAQGMTKIAKDTGMSRESLYKALSGERSPDFATILKVMGALGISFRAAATPRPNADTAAFGNIACPG
- a CDS encoding type II toxin-antitoxin system RelE/ParE family toxin, giving the protein MKELESTEDYDKFEADLKDLRARAKIQARIQRLRAGNPGDHRNLEKGVSELRVDVGPGYRVYYTQRQDGTLVILLAGGSKSSQQTDIASAYRLASSL